The following coding sequences are from one Treponema bryantii window:
- a CDS encoding YIP1 family protein has translation MSYITRKLSKLGKKETYIHFLNTLRYALYVILHPADGYWDLIHAKRGSYSAANFIVIITLLTHVWKLHFASFVVQPNVNWEEVNILMEFAKVLLPLAIFCICNWGVTTLFDGKGHLGDIYMGTAYALTPYVLIQIPIIILSNFVTVEESAFYSVFNTLSFVWIGILIFMAIMMIHSYSFAKTLLFVIFTAAGMLIFIFIMLLFFSMISQGVAYFVSLGREVIFRLN, from the coding sequence ATGAGTTATATAACACGTAAATTAAGTAAATTAGGCAAAAAAGAAACTTATATTCACTTTTTGAATACACTGCGTTATGCCTTGTATGTTATCTTGCATCCCGCAGATGGTTATTGGGATTTGATTCACGCAAAGCGTGGTTCTTATTCTGCAGCCAATTTTATTGTAATTATCACACTTCTTACTCATGTATGGAAGCTGCACTTTGCAAGCTTTGTAGTACAGCCAAACGTAAACTGGGAAGAAGTAAATATTCTTATGGAATTTGCTAAGGTTCTTCTTCCTCTGGCAATTTTCTGTATCTGTAACTGGGGTGTAACAACCCTGTTCGATGGTAAGGGACATCTTGGCGACATTTACATGGGTACTGCTTATGCGCTTACTCCGTATGTTCTCATTCAGATTCCAATTATCATTTTGAGTAATTTTGTAACTGTTGAAGAAAGTGCATTCTATTCTGTATTTAATACACTTTCGTTTGTATGGATCGGAATTCTTATCTTTATGGCAATTATGATGATTCATTCCTACAGTTTTGCGAAGACACTTCTGTTCGTGATTTTCACAGCAGCTGGTATGCTGATATTCATTTTTATTATGCTTCTGTTCTTTAGTATGATTTCTCAGGGCGTTGCATATTTTGTTTCTCTTGGACGAGAAGTAATCTTCAGATTGAACTGA
- a CDS encoding carbohydrate ABC transporter permease, whose amino-acid sequence MSTKNMYKDQTIHHYKFRRKPNRSVGGDIGIYIFLALCSAMMVFPLFFAICNALKPLDEVLKNPPTVLPRNPTFDNFSDLLITMSQGWVPLSRYIWNTIFITVTGTLGHVVLASMAAYVLAKYRFPGGQLFFRVAVVALMFSGYVTGIPNYLIMCKLHMVDTYWSLILPAIGGSLGLFLMKQFMDGFPMSLVEAAKIDGASELLIFWKLVMPNVKPAWLTISIFSIQNLWNNAQVQYIYTESKKMLRYALDQVALGGIARTGQQNAVIVFTMSVPIVFFIFSQSQIMETMATSGLKD is encoded by the coding sequence ATGAGTACTAAAAATATGTATAAAGATCAGACAATTCATCATTATAAATTCCGCCGTAAGCCAAACCGCTCTGTTGGTGGTGATATCGGAATCTACATCTTCCTTGCACTTTGTTCTGCAATGATGGTATTTCCTTTGTTCTTTGCAATCTGTAATGCTCTTAAACCTCTTGATGAAGTTTTGAAGAACCCTCCTACAGTATTGCCAAGAAACCCGACTTTCGATAACTTCTCTGACCTTCTTATTACAATGAGTCAGGGTTGGGTTCCACTTTCACGCTATATCTGGAACACAATTTTCATTACCGTTACAGGTACACTTGGTCATGTTGTTCTTGCTTCTATGGCTGCATATGTACTTGCTAAGTATCGTTTCCCAGGTGGACAGCTCTTCTTCCGTGTTGCTGTTGTTGCACTTATGTTCAGTGGTTATGTAACAGGTATTCCTAACTATTTGATTATGTGTAAGCTTCACATGGTAGATACATACTGGTCATTGATTCTGCCGGCTATCGGTGGTTCTCTTGGACTCTTCCTTATGAAGCAGTTCATGGACGGCTTCCCTATGTCTCTTGTTGAAGCTGCAAAAATTGACGGTGCAAGTGAACTTTTGATTTTCTGGAAGCTTGTAATGCCAAACGTTAAGCCTGCATGGCTTACAATCTCAATCTTCTCTATCCAGAACCTTTGGAACAACGCTCAGGTACAGTACATCTATACTGAAAGCAAGAAAATGCTCCGCTATGCTCTGGATCAGGTAGCACTTGGTGGTATTGCCCGTACAGGTCAGCAGAATGCTGTAATCGTATTTACAATGTCTGTACCGATTGTATTCTTTATCTTCTCTCAGAGTCAGATTATGGAAACAATGGCTACATCAGGACTTAAGGACTAG
- a CDS encoding sugar ABC transporter permease, giving the protein MSEKLDKYIAKKKLSISDLGRNIRVNKVCYLFLLPYAVLFITFYVLPMLTSIYFSFTNYNILEKPDFIGARNYLNLFLEDDVFTTAVKNTFLIAIITGPVGYIMAFIFAWLINELPKWIRTLVVFFFYAPSISGNAYFVFKTLFNDDQNGWLNRFLANMGITNAPIMFLTDPRIGMKVIIPIILWMSLGTGFLSFVAGLKGIDKAQYEAGYIDGIQNRWQELWFITLPNMKPMLLFGAVMSITSAFGVCDVTMQLAGYPSTDYYARTIVTHLFDYGFTRFEMGYASAIATVLFLTMILCNKVIQKLLNRVGH; this is encoded by the coding sequence ATGAGTGAAAAGTTAGATAAATATATAGCTAAGAAAAAGCTCTCAATTTCTGATTTAGGCCGTAATATACGTGTAAACAAAGTCTGCTATTTATTCCTTTTACCATATGCAGTTTTGTTTATTACATTCTATGTACTTCCTATGCTGACTTCAATTTATTTTAGTTTTACTAACTATAATATTCTGGAGAAACCGGATTTTATTGGTGCCAGAAACTATCTGAACCTGTTCCTTGAGGATGATGTATTTACAACAGCTGTAAAGAATACTTTCCTTATTGCTATAATTACAGGTCCTGTAGGATACATCATGGCATTCATTTTTGCATGGCTCATCAATGAGCTTCCAAAATGGATCCGTACACTGGTAGTATTCTTCTTCTATGCACCTTCTATTTCAGGAAATGCATACTTTGTATTCAAGACATTGTTCAATGATGATCAGAACGGATGGCTTAACAGATTCCTTGCAAATATGGGAATTACTAATGCTCCTATTATGTTCCTTACAGATCCTCGGATTGGTATGAAGGTTATTATTCCGATTATCCTCTGGATGTCTCTGGGTACAGGATTCCTTTCGTTCGTTGCCGGTCTTAAAGGTATTGATAAGGCACAGTATGAAGCCGGATATATTGATGGTATTCAGAACCGCTGGCAGGAACTCTGGTTCATTACACTTCCAAATATGAAGCCTATGCTGCTGTTCGGAGCTGTAATGTCAATTACTTCTGCATTCGGTGTTTGTGATGTAACTATGCAGCTTGCCGGATATCCTTCAACAGACTATTACGCACGTACAATTGTTACACACCTTTTCGACTACGGATTTACACGTTTCGAAATGGGTTATGCATCTGCAATTGCAACAGTATTGTTCCTTACAATGATTCTCTGTAACAAGGTTATTCAGAAACTCTTGAACAGAGTAGGACACTAA
- a CDS encoding extracellular solute-binding protein encodes MVGIKINKTLRNVLIALVVIILIFAIPSFFPDKDYHAKYDNYDLSTNVGAVSSTRTYSEYLKEHSSAKNPKNEVSVDVLNFVEEKSTGTRVEKNYKGKDVVITDEESSVTWIVDVPEAGFYNISMEYVAVPSRNVNMERILYVNGEMPFTGADTLAFYRLWKDGGPVKYDNRGNSIRPTQVEVFDYQSVYFKSDLGYEVDPYKVFFNKGENEITLEATSEPMAISGIKLCPVVVYKTYEQYLAKQKSNPDSYTGKDITVKIQGEDSVVRSDPSLFARYDRSSAITEPYSTKQTILNYTGGDSWKIPGQWIEWELEVPEDGWYTISLKARQFFQRGYVACRSVYIDDEIPFDALKSVGFKYDSDWQYATLSDAEKKPYKFYLSKGKHSIKLEATLGEIGQVIQQVQDSVYRLNLIYRTILVLTGEHPDLNRDYEIQKVYPDEVAAMMLESRRLYKLIDDFVAITGEKSNQISPAEVLAVQLEQFYKHPDRITKGFASFKDNTTTLASSMLSMTETKLDIDYIQLQSINDKIKVDRSNFFKNVGHEITSFVNSYFYDSSSLGSVYKEGSDHLIEVWIVTGRDQSQVLKNMIDDSFTPISGINVNVKLIKVESLLNAVVAGNGPDVVISTYQSHPVDYALRNANVNLRRFKDCDEVLSWFMPSAYKPYEYNGGIYALPEQQTFNLMFYRKDILEQLNLKVPETWEELIEILPTLQGNNITIGVPYPNIITPDMTTFYSMVYQAGGQIYNKEGNKSVIDSEPGVAAFKTYTGLYNSYGIPTVYDFMSRFRTGDMAIGIANYTTYNTIVVGAPEIRGLWDFTYLPGTKDEKGNIDRSNISGGVCTMMIKKGIDLDDLDLSNLPELAYSDNNGKTFEEGVIPGIDEKTWNEVMRNETRMADSWEFMRWWVSADTQVRFGREMEALLGASARYATANREALRQLSWNSRQIKVLEDSMQETVGVPEVPGSYYTPRHIVNGTRRVINEKDDARETLIDYTRKINEELTRKRQEFNLPVAED; translated from the coding sequence ATGGTAGGAATAAAAATTAATAAAACGTTGCGAAATGTTTTAATAGCACTTGTAGTTATTATTCTCATTTTCGCTATCCCGAGCTTTTTTCCTGATAAAGATTATCATGCTAAGTATGATAATTATGATTTATCCACAAATGTTGGGGCCGTTTCTTCTACACGAACTTATTCGGAGTATTTGAAAGAGCATTCTTCGGCTAAGAATCCTAAGAATGAAGTTTCTGTTGATGTTCTTAACTTTGTTGAAGAAAAATCAACTGGTACCCGCGTGGAAAAGAACTACAAAGGAAAAGATGTTGTTATTACAGATGAAGAATCTTCTGTAACTTGGATTGTAGATGTACCGGAAGCTGGCTTCTATAATATCAGTATGGAATATGTCGCCGTTCCTTCTCGAAATGTAAATATGGAACGTATTCTGTATGTAAACGGTGAAATGCCATTTACTGGTGCTGATACCCTTGCTTTTTACAGACTCTGGAAGGATGGCGGCCCTGTAAAATATGATAACCGTGGTAACAGTATCCGTCCAACTCAGGTAGAAGTCTTTGATTATCAGTCTGTATATTTCAAGAGTGATCTTGGCTATGAAGTAGACCCTTATAAAGTATTCTTTAACAAGGGTGAAAATGAAATTACTCTCGAAGCAACTAGTGAACCAATGGCAATCAGTGGTATTAAACTTTGTCCGGTTGTTGTTTATAAAACCTACGAGCAGTATCTTGCAAAACAGAAATCAAATCCTGACAGTTATACAGGAAAAGATATTACAGTTAAGATTCAGGGAGAGGATTCTGTAGTTCGTTCAGATCCATCTTTGTTTGCCCGCTATGACCGTTCTTCTGCTATTACTGAACCATACAGTACAAAGCAGACAATTTTGAACTACACAGGTGGTGATTCATGGAAGATTCCTGGGCAGTGGATTGAATGGGAGCTTGAAGTTCCTGAAGACGGCTGGTATACAATTTCTTTGAAAGCACGCCAGTTCTTCCAGCGTGGTTATGTAGCATGTCGTTCTGTTTATATTGATGATGAAATTCCTTTTGACGCACTTAAATCAGTAGGCTTTAAATATGATTCTGACTGGCAGTATGCAACTCTTTCAGATGCAGAAAAGAAACCATATAAGTTCTATCTTTCAAAGGGTAAGCATTCAATTAAGCTTGAAGCAACTCTTGGTGAGATTGGACAGGTAATACAGCAGGTTCAGGATTCTGTTTACAGATTGAACCTTATTTATCGTACAATTCTTGTTCTTACTGGTGAACATCCAGATTTGAACCGCGACTATGAAATTCAGAAGGTATATCCGGATGAAGTAGCTGCTATGATGCTCGAAAGCCGCCGCTTGTACAAGCTTATTGACGACTTTGTTGCAATTACCGGTGAAAAATCAAATCAGATTTCTCCTGCCGAAGTTCTTGCAGTTCAGCTTGAACAGTTCTATAAGCATCCTGACAGAATTACAAAAGGTTTTGCAAGTTTTAAGGATAATACAACAACTCTGGCTTCTTCTATGCTCAGCATGACAGAAACAAAGCTTGATATCGACTATATCCAGCTCCAGAGTATCAATGATAAGATTAAAGTAGACCGCTCAAACTTCTTTAAGAACGTTGGTCATGAAATTACTTCATTCGTAAACTCATACTTTTATGATTCTTCTTCTCTTGGTAGTGTTTACAAAGAGGGATCAGATCATCTTATTGAAGTATGGATTGTAACAGGTCGTGATCAGAGCCAGGTTCTTAAGAACATGATTGATGACAGCTTTACTCCAATTTCTGGAATCAATGTAAACGTAAAGCTTATTAAGGTTGAATCACTTCTTAATGCCGTAGTAGCAGGAAACGGACCTGATGTTGTAATTTCAACTTATCAGTCACATCCTGTAGATTATGCTTTGCGTAATGCAAACGTAAACCTTCGCCGTTTCAAAGATTGTGATGAAGTTCTTTCATGGTTTATGCCAAGTGCTTATAAGCCTTATGAATATAATGGTGGTATATATGCGCTTCCTGAGCAGCAGACATTCAACCTTATGTTCTACCGCAAGGATATTCTTGAACAGTTAAATCTTAAGGTTCCTGAAACATGGGAAGAACTTATTGAAATTCTCCCAACTCTTCAGGGTAATAACATTACAATCGGTGTTCCTTATCCAAATATTATTACTCCAGATATGACAACCTTCTATTCGATGGTATATCAGGCTGGTGGACAGATTTATAACAAAGAGGGTAATAAGTCAGTTATTGACAGCGAACCAGGTGTTGCCGCATTCAAAACTTATACAGGCCTTTATAACAGTTATGGAATTCCTACTGTCTATGACTTTATGAGCCGCTTTCGTACAGGTGATATGGCAATCGGTATCGCTAACTATACTACATACAATACAATCGTAGTTGGTGCACCAGAAATCCGTGGCCTCTGGGACTTCACATACCTCCCTGGAACAAAGGATGAAAAGGGAAATATTGATCGTTCTAATATTTCCGGTGGTGTTTGTACAATGATGATTAAGAAGGGAATCGACCTTGATGACCTTGACCTTTCAAATCTTCCTGAGCTTGCTTATAGCGACAATAACGGAAAGACATTTGAAGAGGGTGTAATTCCTGGTATCGATGAAAAGACCTGGAACGAGGTTATGAGAAATGAAACCCGTATGGCTGATTCATGGGAATTCATGAGATGGTGGGTTTCTGCTGATACACAGGTTCGCTTTGGTCGTGAAATGGAAGCTCTTCTTGGTGCTTCTGCCCGCTATGCAACTGCAAACAGAGAAGCTCTCAGACAGCTTTCATGGAACTCAAGACAGATTAAAGTTCTTGAAGATTCTATGCAGGAAACAGTTGGAGTTCCTGAAGTTCCTGGAAGCTACTATACTCCACGCCATATCGTAAATGGTACACGTCGCGTTATCAACGAAAAGGATGATGCACGCGAAACCCTTATTGATTATACACGTAAGATCAATGAAGAGCTTACCCGTAAGCGTCAGGAATTCAACCTTCCTGTTGCAGAGGACTAG
- a CDS encoding PspC domain-containing protein, producing the protein MEKKRLYKSRKNKMIGGVCGGLAEYFNMDPTIVRIVAALLCLLKGAGLIVYIIACLVMPYNDEDFSEDDAENLKSANIDPEEVKKTSHKKSESKNDEKLHSDEEFDSYFKKD; encoded by the coding sequence ATGGAAAAGAAAAGACTGTATAAATCAAGAAAAAATAAGATGATTGGTGGTGTCTGCGGAGGATTGGCAGAATACTTTAATATGGATCCGACAATCGTTCGTATTGTTGCAGCTCTTTTATGTCTGCTCAAGGGTGCAGGATTGATTGTTTATATCATCGCATGTCTTGTAATGCCTTATAATGATGAGGATTTCAGTGAAGATGATGCTGAAAATCTTAAAAGTGCAAATATTGATCCTGAAGAGGTAAAAAAAACAAGTCATAAAAAATCTGAGTCAAAAAATGATGAAAAACTTCATTCTGATGAAGAATTTGACAGCTACTTTAAGAAAGATTAA
- a CDS encoding DUF1700 domain-containing protein, whose translation MTREEYLNELKSSIMSLSSDEQSEAIQYYSDYFDEADDDEKVMRELGTPEELAKTIIEKFANALVDTKSSKADNESDDDSDNERTSSVDGCSIDALYFEFKKSEVKNLSMDFGAAEVVLIEGDKYCIETRGLPEECMNCYLNKEGTLVVSNTRRFNLNFWSHNRRSRIVPRVLVTIPKDASVGKFRIGVGAGKLVSKIISLNCESGNVDVGAGNLVLDGIFGGKINMRCGMGNLEFTGTITGVVNLDCGMGNMELKLKGDPAAYSYDAKVGLGDFRFNGEKKSGVCQVYNNQKLANHFSVNCGMGSVNITIK comes from the coding sequence ATGACGAGAGAAGAATATTTGAATGAATTGAAGAGCAGTATTATGTCTCTTTCTTCTGATGAACAGTCTGAGGCTATTCAGTATTATTCTGATTATTTTGATGAAGCTGATGATGATGAAAAGGTAATGCGTGAGCTGGGAACTCCTGAGGAGCTTGCTAAAACTATTATTGAGAAGTTTGCAAATGCGCTCGTGGATACAAAGTCTTCAAAGGCTGATAATGAGTCAGATGATGATTCTGATAATGAGAGAACAAGTAGTGTAGACGGATGTAGTATTGATGCCCTTTACTTTGAGTTCAAGAAATCTGAAGTAAAGAATCTTTCTATGGATTTTGGAGCTGCTGAAGTTGTTCTGATTGAAGGTGATAAATACTGTATTGAAACTCGCGGACTTCCTGAAGAATGCATGAACTGTTATTTGAATAAGGAAGGAACGCTTGTTGTAAGCAATACACGACGATTTAATCTGAACTTCTGGAGTCATAACCGCAGAAGCCGTATTGTTCCACGTGTACTTGTTACTATTCCTAAGGATGCGAGTGTTGGAAAATTCAGAATTGGTGTTGGAGCAGGAAAACTTGTTTCAAAAATAATTTCTTTGAATTGTGAGTCTGGAAATGTTGATGTGGGGGCAGGAAACCTTGTTCTTGATGGTATTTTTGGCGGCAAAATTAATATGCGTTGCGGTATGGGTAATCTTGAATTTACAGGAACCATAACAGGAGTTGTAAATCTTGATTGTGGAATGGGTAATATGGAGCTGAAACTTAAAGGTGATCCAGCTGCTTATTCTTATGATGCAAAGGTTGGATTGGGAGATTTCCGCTTTAATGGTGAAAAGAAGAGTGGTGTCTGCCAGGTTTACAACAATCAGAAGCTTGCAAACCATTTCTCTGTAAATTGTGGAATGGGTTCTGTAAATATTACAATTAAATAG
- a CDS encoding PadR family transcriptional regulator: MVFTAGSALLDAVVLSVVSLEGTYGYKITQDVRKIMDVSESTLYPVLRRLQKDGYLETYDMEFQGRNRRYYKITSNGMILLDKYRSEWVLFRNGVDEILMGVSSGKEEK; encoded by the coding sequence ATGGTGTTTACAGCGGGCTCCGCCCTGCTTGATGCTGTGGTACTTTCGGTTGTCAGCCTTGAAGGAACTTACGGCTACAAGATAACGCAGGATGTCCGTAAAATTATGGATGTTTCTGAAAGCACGCTTTATCCGGTGCTCAGGAGACTTCAGAAGGACGGTTACCTTGAAACTTACGACATGGAGTTTCAGGGAAGGAACAGAAGATACTATAAGATAACTTCTAATGGTATGATTCTGCTGGATAAGTATCGCAGTGAATGGGTACTTTTTAGAAATGGTGTTGATGAGATTCTTATGGGAGTTTCATCTGGAAAAGAGGAAAAATAG
- a CDS encoding sodium ion-translocating decarboxylase subunit beta, translating into METELNKKNDKFKYLKITSVICLIAVVLSFAGCGASGDSGTSSSGSYASSTIIKGSENIKPISVSSFFKNVGKNTGIYKMIHTPTVAELAEEKASKEAMEIAKEEQAAQASADLAAHPVKGWQRLIMLAIGFLIVYLAVVKGFEPLLLIPIGFGTILVNIPGAGMGDGPDGMLHIIYNAGVGNEFFPMLIFMGIGAMTDFGPLIANPKTALLGGAAQLGVFATLFGVAAMNFIPGIDYNMKQACAIAIIGGADGPTSIYVSGKLAPEMMAVIAVAAYSYMALVPMIQPPIMKLLTSKKERQIKMSQLRPVSKTEKTLFPLLLLVVTILLLPPAAPLIGMLAFGNFIKEVGIVQRLSKTVENELMNIVSILLSLGVGSQMTPEKIMHANSLGIIVLGLLAFCIATMGGLIMAKIMNLFLKEKINPLIGSAGVSAVPMAARVANKVGMAEDPTNFLLMHAMGPNVAGVIGTAIAAGVFISTYGM; encoded by the coding sequence ATGGAAACAGAATTGAACAAAAAAAATGATAAATTCAAGTACCTTAAGATTACAAGTGTAATCTGTCTGATTGCTGTAGTGCTTTCTTTTGCTGGCTGCGGAGCTTCAGGTGATTCTGGAACTTCTTCATCTGGCAGTTATGCATCTTCAACAATCATTAAAGGTTCTGAAAATATTAAGCCTATTTCTGTTTCATCATTCTTTAAGAATGTTGGAAAGAATACAGGTATTTATAAGATGATTCATACTCCTACTGTAGCAGAGCTTGCAGAGGAAAAGGCTTCTAAGGAAGCTATGGAAATTGCTAAGGAAGAGCAGGCTGCACAGGCCTCTGCTGACCTTGCCGCTCACCCGGTAAAGGGCTGGCAGAGACTTATTATGCTTGCTATCGGCTTCCTTATTGTTTACCTTGCAGTAGTAAAGGGATTTGAACCATTACTTCTTATTCCAATCGGATTCGGAACTATTCTTGTAAATATTCCTGGTGCAGGAATGGGTGATGGCCCAGATGGTATGCTTCATATCATTTACAATGCAGGTGTTGGAAACGAGTTCTTCCCAATGCTTATCTTTATGGGAATTGGTGCAATGACAGACTTCGGTCCACTTATTGCTAACCCTAAGACTGCATTGCTCGGTGGTGCCGCACAGCTCGGTGTATTTGCTACACTCTTTGGTGTTGCTGCCATGAACTTTATTCCTGGAATCGACTATAACATGAAGCAGGCTTGTGCCATCGCTATTATTGGTGGTGCTGATGGTCCTACTTCTATCTATGTTTCTGGTAAACTTGCTCCAGAGATGATGGCCGTTATTGCCGTTGCCGCATATTCTTACATGGCACTGGTTCCAATGATTCAGCCACCTATCATGAAGCTTTTGACTTCTAAGAAAGAACGCCAGATTAAGATGAGTCAGCTCCGTCCTGTTTCAAAGACAGAAAAGACTCTCTTCCCATTGCTTTTGCTGGTTGTAACAATTCTTCTTCTGCCACCTGCAGCTCCACTTATCGGTATGCTCGCATTCGGTAACTTCATTAAGGAAGTTGGAATTGTACAGCGTCTTTCTAAGACTGTAGAGAATGAACTTATGAACATTGTTTCTATTCTTCTTTCTCTTGGTGTAGGTTCACAGATGACTCCGGAAAAGATCATGCACGCTAACTCACTTGGTATTATCGTTCTTGGTCTTCTCGCTTTCTGTATCGCTACAATGGGTGGTCTTATCATGGCTAAGATTATGAACCTCTTCCTTAAAGAGAAGATTAATCCGCTTATCGGTTCGGCTGGTGTATCAGCAGTTCCAATGGCAGCCCGCGTTGCTAACAAAGTAGGTATGGCCGAAGATCCTACAAACTTCCTTTTGATGCACGCAATGGGACCAAACGTAGCAGGTGTAATTGGTACAGCTATTGCAGCTGGTGTATTCATTTCTACTTACGGAATGTAA
- the oadA gene encoding sodium-extruding oxaloacetate decarboxylase subunit alpha, with protein sequence MAKVGITELAIRDAHQSLHATRMTTADMLPICDKLDKVGYKYIEGWGGATYDSCIRFLNEDPWERLRKLHAALPNNKIMMLLRAQNLLGYKHYADDVVEKFVETAAKNGIGCFRIFDACNDPRNMECATKAAKKSGVDVQMAISYAVTPFHTNEKYAELAKTYADFGADSICIKDMSGLLKPYEAYDLVQKIKAKVDLPVEIHSHATTGLSVATLLKAAEAGADWLDTAISSMSMGTSHSPTETVVEMLKGTDMDTGLDTKLLLEIAAYFREVRKHYSSLESAFLGADTRILLSQVPGGMLSNLESQLKQQNAGDKMDAVLAELPKVHKAAGYVPLVTPTSQIVGTQAVMNVLMGPYKVMTQDFRNLITGKFGKLPTDADPELVKKALEQNHMDAVVTCRPADLIEPEWDKMVEESKKAGGDGSDEDVLTYAMFPNVAPKFFAERSKGPVDAAATFAKKEAAPAAAKENKGGSYTINVNGTAYNVTTGPAGDSMSVNVNGTAYNVTFGAAGAAPVAATAAPAAAAVSGGQPVPSPVAGTLLRYAVSEGAQVKKGDTVIIIESMKMELEVKAPADGKISFVVQPGTQIAQGQTLANLGGAPVAAAPVAPAPQPAAPAQPAPAPAASAGGKPVPAPVAGTLLRYAVSEGASVSPDTTVIIIESMKMELEIKAGAAGKIHFIAATGSQIAQGATLAEVQ encoded by the coding sequence ATGGCAAAAGTAGGAATTACAGAACTTGCAATTCGTGATGCTCATCAGAGTCTTCACGCAACACGTATGACAACAGCAGATATGCTGCCAATCTGTGATAAACTTGATAAAGTTGGTTACAAATATATCGAAGGATGGGGTGGAGCAACTTATGACTCTTGTATCCGCTTCCTGAACGAAGATCCATGGGAGCGCCTCCGCAAACTTCATGCAGCACTTCCAAACAACAAAATCATGATGCTTCTTCGTGCTCAGAACCTTCTTGGTTACAAGCACTATGCTGATGATGTAGTAGAGAAGTTCGTTGAAACTGCTGCAAAGAACGGTATCGGTTGTTTCCGTATCTTTGATGCTTGTAACGACCCTCGTAACATGGAATGTGCTACAAAGGCTGCTAAAAAATCTGGCGTTGATGTTCAGATGGCTATTTCTTATGCAGTAACTCCATTCCACACAAATGAAAAATATGCTGAGCTTGCTAAGACTTATGCAGACTTTGGTGCAGATTCTATCTGTATTAAGGATATGTCTGGTCTTCTTAAGCCATATGAAGCTTATGACCTCGTACAGAAGATTAAGGCTAAGGTTGATCTTCCAGTAGAAATCCACTCACACGCAACAACAGGTCTTTCTGTTGCAACACTTTTGAAGGCTGCTGAAGCTGGTGCAGACTGGCTTGATACAGCAATTTCTTCTATGTCTATGGGTACTTCTCATTCTCCTACAGAAACTGTAGTAGAAATGCTCAAAGGTACAGACATGGATACAGGTCTTGATACAAAGCTTCTTCTTGAGATTGCTGCTTACTTCCGCGAAGTTCGCAAGCACTATTCATCTCTTGAATCTGCATTCCTTGGTGCTGATACACGTATTCTTCTTTCTCAGGTACCAGGCGGAATGCTTTCTAATCTCGAATCACAGCTCAAACAGCAGAACGCAGGCGACAAGATGGACGCTGTACTTGCTGAACTTCCAAAGGTTCACAAGGCTGCAGGTTATGTTCCACTTGTAACTCCAACATCTCAGATTGTTGGTACACAGGCTGTTATGAACGTTCTTATGGGACCATATAAAGTAATGACTCAGGACTTCCGTAACTTGATTACTGGTAAGTTCGGTAAACTTCCAACTGATGCTGATCCAGAACTTGTTAAGAAGGCTCTTGAACAGAACCATATGGATGCAGTTGTTACATGTCGTCCTGCTGACCTTATTGAACCTGAATGGGACAAGATGGTTGAAGAGTCTAAGAAGGCTGGTGGTGACGGTTCTGATGAAGATGTTCTCACATACGCTATGTTCCCTAATGTTGCTCCTAAGTTCTTTGCTGAACGTTCTAAGGGACCAGTTGATGCAGCTGCAACATTTGCTAAGAAAGAAGCTGCTCCTGCTGCTGCTAAAGAAAATAAGGGTGGTTCATATACAATCAACGTTAATGGCACAGCATACAATGTTACAACAGGCCCAGCTGGCGACAGCATGAGCGTAAATGTAAACGGTACTGCTTATAATGTAACATTCGGTGCTGCCGGCGCTGCTCCAGTAGCAGCCACAGCCGCTCCTGCCGCTGCCGCAGTAAGTGGTGGTCAGCCAGTGCCATCTCCTGTTGCCGGAACTCTTCTCCGCTATGCAGTTAGCGAGGGTGCTCAGGTTAAGAAGGGTGATACTGTAATCATTATTGAATCTATGAAGATGGAGCTCGAAGTTAAGGCTCCAGCTGACGGAAAAATCAGCTTTGTTGTACAGCCAGGCACTCAGATTGCACAGGGCCAGACTTTGGCTAACCTCGGTGGTGCACCTGTTGCTGCTGCTCCTGTAGCTCCAGCTCCACAGCCTGCTGCTCCTGCTCAGCCAGCTCCAGCACCTGCAGCATCTGCCGGTGGTAAACCTGTGCCAGCTCCTGTTGCCGGAACTTTGCTCCGCTATGCAGTTAGCGAAGGTGCCTCAGTTTCTCCTGACACAACAGTAATCATCATTGAATCAATGAAGATGGAATTGGAAATTAAGGCTGGTGCCGCTGGTAAGATTCATTTTATCGCAGCAACTGGCAGTCAGATTGCACAGGGTGCTACACTCGCTGAAGTTCAGTAA